A stretch of Acidobacteriota bacterium DNA encodes these proteins:
- a CDS encoding helix-turn-helix transcriptional regulator has product MPSKFTESLELARELLKIYHLQGANAFAECIQRYAQLIVADCQQDTRRLNTRFSTVVFGILSILFVNDTERIMRQEVAVTEGFINEADAARKAELFVRDVARFLREYEVERHEQAFSERLLMHLASCPLAELKETTLTVLAERFDYHPNYLSNKFKKEKQFTVQEAILNEKLNRALFILRDETERTTIKELSWRLGFSDPAYFSQLFKKRFGMLPKQIQAT; this is encoded by the coding sequence ATGCCATCGAAATTCACCGAAAGCCTGGAGCTGGCCCGCGAGCTGCTCAAAATCTACCACCTGCAGGGCGCGAACGCCTTTGCCGAGTGCATCCAGCGCTATGCCCAGCTCATCGTCGCAGACTGCCAGCAGGATACGCGTCGCCTCAACACCCGCTTCAGCACGGTGGTGTTCGGGATACTGTCCATCTTGTTCGTCAATGACACCGAACGGATCATGCGGCAGGAAGTGGCGGTCACCGAGGGCTTCATCAACGAGGCGGATGCGGCGCGCAAGGCCGAATTGTTTGTTCGGGACGTCGCGCGGTTTCTGCGCGAATACGAGGTCGAGCGCCACGAGCAGGCCTTCTCGGAGCGCCTGCTCATGCACCTGGCTTCCTGCCCGCTGGCGGAACTCAAGGAGACGACGCTCACCGTGCTGGCCGAGCGGTTCGATTACCATCCGAATTACCTGTCAAACAAATTTAAAAAGGAGAAACAGTTCACCGTTCAGGAGGCCATCCTCAACGAGAAGCTGAATCGGGCGTTGTTCATTCTCCGCGACGAGACGGAGCGCACCACCATCAAGGAGCTGTCCTGGCGCCTCGGCTTCTCCGATCCGGCCTACTTCAGCCAGCTCTTCAAGAAACGCTTCGGCATGCTCCCCAAGCAGATCCAGGCCACGTAG